GGGCGTTGCGCCAATACCCTTTGTAGTCCATGCCATATCCAAATAAGAAGCGATCTTGTACAGAAAGCCCAACAAAGTCAGCGTGTGCACCATCGGCTTTTCGATTGTGTTGTTTATCAATCAGCACCGCTACTTTTACGCTAGCAGCCCCTGCTGCTTGGCAGGATTTTACAATTTCAACTAGCGTGTTGCCTTCATCTAAAATATCGTCAATGACCAGAATGTTTCGACCGCTTAGGTCCGCTTTAGGAGGTACTTTCCATAATAGTTTTCCACCACTTGTCTCATCTCCATAGCGTGTAGCATGGATATATTCATACTGTAGTGGAAAATTTAAATGGGTAAGTAACTGACCCGCGATGATCAGTCCACCGTTCATGACACAGAACACTATTGGGTTACTGTCTGCCATGTCTTCGGTAATTTTCTCCCCCATCTTTGCTATGGCTGCGTTGATCTCCGCTTGTCCATGCAACAGGTCTGCTTCCGCCATTACTTGGCGTGCTTCATCGATTGAAAATGTCATGATGGAAATTTCACAGAAAACTTCAATATCGTATTTTACTGGAAACTCCTACCCCTAATGCAAGGTTGTTTATTAATTTTTCTTACGTGTTTGATTTGGGCACGTATCACATTGATTTTCTTTACACAGTCCTGCTTGTTGTAAACCTTCAAGGAGTGCACAAGTAGAGCGGCGGCAAGCGAGAATAGGGATCGACTTTTCTTGTGCAAGCATGCGGAAATGTCTCATCACATTGTGGCCAACAAAGTCGGTAAATAGAATCAAAATGTCAGTATCTTTTGGTAAGCCTGGTAGCTTGCGCTGGTGAGAAGCGTTTCTCCCTGAAATATGTTTCAAAATACCTATTCCTTGATTGGCTAGTAAGCCTGGAATGTTTCCTAGTGTATCGGCACCAACTAATATTGCATTCATTGAAAATCCTCCTTTTTATTTATTAAACGATAATCATTATCATTTGTCAATTGATTATCACCAACTTTTCATGCGTTTGTACTTGCGGCTAGATTCAGAATGTACGATGCTTAAGGCATGGGAACTGCTTTAAATAAGGTGCAAAAATGATTGATGCAAATTTTGGTGAAATTAAATTGGCTGCGACTGGTGAAAAGTCGATTTCTCTCAATGATTTAACAGGCCAATGGATCGTTCTTTATTTTTATCCAAAAGACAATACGCCGGGATGTTCAACAGAAGGAGAGAATTTTCGCGATTTACATCATGAGTTTGAATCGTTAGGTGCGGTTGTTTTGGGCGTGTCGAGAGATAGCATCAAGTCTCATGAAAACTTCAAGTCAAAAATGACTTTTCCTTTTGATTTATTGTCAGATTCTGAAGAATTGTTATGTAATGCTTTTACTGTCATCAAAATGAAAAACATGTATGGCAAACAGGTAAGAGGTATTGAGCGTAGTACTTTTATCATTTCTCCATCTGGAGAAGTAGAAAAGGAGTGGCGAGGCGTCAAAGTTCCTGGGCATGTAAATGAGGTATTGGAGTTACTAAAAAATCTATCAGTTTCGTGACTGGTATTCAAAATCTCCTCTTGAAAGGTAAGAATATGGCTACCACAAGGAAGTCCAGCAAGAAAAAAAATGTAGATATTAAGCTGTTCGTTCTTGATACCAATGTCTTAATGCACGATCCAACCAGTCTTTATCGGTTCGATGAGCATGATATCTTTGTGCCAATGATGACGTTAGAGGAGTTGGATAACAACAAGAAAGGGATGTCTGAAGTTGCGAGAAATGCACGTCAGGCTAGTCGATTTCTTGATCAGATGGTTGGAAATGTAGAGCACATTCTCACTGAAGGTATTGCACTTTCAGAGCATTCTCAAGGCGCGGCTTCAGGTAGGCTCTTTTTGCAAACAGAACCACTGGTTCCTGTTCAATCCATGACGATGTCGATTGGCAAGGCAGATAATTTAATTCTATCTGTTGTGCTGGCACTCAAGGAAAAGCATCCGACTAGACAAGTGATCCTTGTCTCGAAAGATATCAACATGCGGATTAAGGCTCGTGCAATGGGCCTTTCTGCTGAAGATTATTTCAATGATAAGGTACTTGAAGATACTGATCTGCTGTACACCGGCATGCGTGAACTCCCTGCTAACTTTTGGGAGACGCATGGTAAAGATATGTCTAGTTGGAAAGAGGGTAATCGTAGCTTTTATAAACTTAAAGGCCCAATTTGCAAAACATTGGTGGTCAATGAGTTTGTGTACCATCCAAATGACGGGGGTGAGTTTGCAGCCATTGTGCGCGAGCAAAGTGGCTCTACTGCTGTCCTAGAAACGCTGACAGATTATTCTCATCAAAAGAATAATATCTGGGGGATTACAGCGCGAAATCGTGAGCAGAATTTTGCTTTGAATTTGCTCATGGATCCTGAGATTGATTTCATCACTTTACTGGGTCAAGCGGGAACAGGGAAAACCTTACTCACATTAGCGGCTGGTTTAGCGATGACATTAGAGAAGAAAATTTTCTCTGAAATTATCATGACCCGGGTGACGGTGCCAGTTGGTGAGGATATTGGTTTCTTACCAGGTACTGAAGAAGAGAAAATGACCCCTTGGATGGGCGCGTTAGAAGATAACCTCGATGTGCTTAATAAGTCCGATCAAGATGCGGGTGAGTGGGGGCGTGCAGCTACTAGGGATTTAATTCGTGCAAGGATTAAAGTGAAATCTTTAAACTTTATGCGTGGACGAACATTTCTAAATAAGTTGGTCATTATCGATGAGGCGCAAAACTTAACTTCAAAACAAATGAAGACACTGATCACCCGTGCTGGTCCTGGCACTAAAGTGGTATGTCTTGGTAATATTGCTCAGATTGATACCCCGTACTTAACCGAGGGTAGTTCTGGCCTTACCTTTGTGGTGGATCGCTTTAAAGGATGGGCCCATTCTGGTCATATAACCTTGCAAAGAGGTGAAAGATCTCGTCTTGCGGATTACGCTGCTGAAGCACTGTGATTTTTTTCTTGTATAATGTGTAATTGTTTGGCCGGCCTTCGCCGGCCAATTCTTTGGATGAACAGACACTTCTGAACAGGTTGACGAGATGAGTATTCTGGCAGTCTTTAATCAAAAGGGTGGCGTAGGTAAAACAACCACTTCATTTAATCTTTCTGCCGCGATGCGTCGGGATAATGTTCATCCGTTGTTGCTAGATTTAGATCCGCAGTGCCATTTGACTATGTTGGCAGGGGTGCAAACCCAATTAGGTACTTCTTTGTATGGATTTTATAAGGAAGGTAGACAGCTAACCGATTTAATTCGACAGTTGCCAAATGGCTTTAATCTCATTCCATCACATATTGAATTATGTAAGATGGACATGTTGCTTGGTCGTGAGCCAAGAATTGCAACGAAATTAAGAAATGCCATTCGTTCTGAAATGTTAGAAACACCTGACATGCCAATTGTTTTTGACTGTTGTCCGATGCTTGGCGTGCTTTCTATAAATGCCCTTGTTGCTGCAGAACGTGTGTTAGTCCCAGTTGCTGCTGACTACCTCTCTTATCAAGGTGCAGTTCAACTTTCTCATACTTTGACGGGGTTGGAGCATGCGCTGAAACGCAAGTTTAAACGCCGTTATCTAATCACGAGATTTGATAAAGATCGTAAAACCTCACAGGAAATTGTAGATAAGCTTCGTGATACGTTTGGGGATGATGTATGTGATACGGTCATTAGTGAGAGTGCTCCACTGGCCGAAGCATTACTGCTTGGTAAAGACGTTTTTCAATACGATGCAGCAAAAGCGGCCGCGGATGAGTATACTAAATTATTCGAAGAGTTAGTCGGATGTGGCTTTTTGCCAATTGGTGACTAATGCTTACTTCAATTAGGCATGGCGATCAGTTTGTTTTAACCAGTTTTCAATTCCTCGCCATGCCTCTCTATCTCTTGTGAATCGCTGCGCGGGTAAGTCGAATAAGGTTAACCCTCTTGGCAGGGTTTGAAGATAGAGTTGTGTGTCTCGAATAGTAGCGAGTAATGGTAGTTCTTTATCTCGAATAAACTCGGTCAGCTTTTGATGGCTCTGAGTTCTGACATTTTGTCTCATTGCCACAACGCCAATCTGCAGCTTCCCTTTGCGGATTGTCTTATGATCTAGCACTTTTTCCAAGAATTCTTCTACCGCCCACATATCAAACTGTGATGATTGAATGGGAATAATCATCTGGTCGACGGTTTGAATAAGTTGATCTAGTTTCTTTCCATGTAATCCAGCAGGACTATCTAGTACAGCTATCTCTGTTTCTTTTGGTAGCTTAGCCGGACCGTTTTCTTGAATTTCCCAGCTATGAATTT
The genomic region above belongs to Leeia speluncae and contains:
- a CDS encoding hypoxanthine-guanine phosphoribosyltransferase; translation: MTFSIDEARQVMAEADLLHGQAEINAAIAKMGEKITEDMADSNPIVFCVMNGGLIIAGQLLTHLNFPLQYEYIHATRYGDETSGGKLLWKVPPKADLSGRNILVIDDILDEGNTLVEIVKSCQAAGAASVKVAVLIDKQHNRKADGAHADFVGLSVQDRFLFGYGMDYKGYWRNAPGIYAVKGL
- a CDS encoding DUF2325 domain-containing protein; protein product: MNAILVGADTLGNIPGLLANQGIGILKHISGRNASHQRKLPGLPKDTDILILFTDFVGHNVMRHFRMLAQEKSIPILACRRSTCALLEGLQQAGLCKENQCDTCPNQTRKKN
- a CDS encoding peroxiredoxin is translated as MIDANFGEIKLAATGEKSISLNDLTGQWIVLYFYPKDNTPGCSTEGENFRDLHHEFESLGAVVLGVSRDSIKSHENFKSKMTFPFDLLSDSEELLCNAFTVIKMKNMYGKQVRGIERSTFIISPSGEVEKEWRGVKVPGHVNEVLELLKNLSVS
- a CDS encoding PhoH family protein → MATTRKSSKKKNVDIKLFVLDTNVLMHDPTSLYRFDEHDIFVPMMTLEELDNNKKGMSEVARNARQASRFLDQMVGNVEHILTEGIALSEHSQGAASGRLFLQTEPLVPVQSMTMSIGKADNLILSVVLALKEKHPTRQVILVSKDINMRIKARAMGLSAEDYFNDKVLEDTDLLYTGMRELPANFWETHGKDMSSWKEGNRSFYKLKGPICKTLVVNEFVYHPNDGGEFAAIVREQSGSTAVLETLTDYSHQKNNIWGITARNREQNFALNLLMDPEIDFITLLGQAGTGKTLLTLAAGLAMTLEKKIFSEIIMTRVTVPVGEDIGFLPGTEEEKMTPWMGALEDNLDVLNKSDQDAGEWGRAATRDLIRARIKVKSLNFMRGRTFLNKLVIIDEAQNLTSKQMKTLITRAGPGTKVVCLGNIAQIDTPYLTEGSSGLTFVVDRFKGWAHSGHITLQRGERSRLADYAAEAL
- a CDS encoding ParA family protein, producing the protein MSILAVFNQKGGVGKTTTSFNLSAAMRRDNVHPLLLDLDPQCHLTMLAGVQTQLGTSLYGFYKEGRQLTDLIRQLPNGFNLIPSHIELCKMDMLLGREPRIATKLRNAIRSEMLETPDMPIVFDCCPMLGVLSINALVAAERVLVPVAADYLSYQGAVQLSHTLTGLEHALKRKFKRRYLITRFDKDRKTSQEIVDKLRDTFGDDVCDTVISESAPLAEALLLGKDVFQYDAAKAAADEYTKLFEELVGCGFLPIGD
- a CDS encoding ParA family protein, whose translation is MSTRKILIANPKGGSGKSTLATNLAAMYAWQGKKTMLGDVDRQQSSLRWLSHRPDNLPEIHSWEIQENGPAKLPKETEIAVLDSPAGLHGKKLDQLIQTVDQMIIPIQSSQFDMWAVEEFLEKVLDHKTIRKGKLQIGVVAMRQNVRTQSHQKLTEFIRDKELPLLATIRDTQLYLQTLPRGLTLFDLPAQRFTRDREAWRGIENWLKQTDRHA